AGCTTCTGGTTCTGTCCTCACAAACTCCTCTAACGTCATATCTTTTAATCTTTCATAGCCTGGATAGTTTCTCAAATAAGAATACAGGGATAAAACCCGATCGACAGGATGGCGAAGCATAGTGAAGTAGTGGTGCTGCTTTTGAAAATGCTCATGAACTCCATACAAATGATGGCCGGCAAATGCATTAATATCGTTTTTTTGCCGTTCTGTCAGCTGATCCAATGGAATAACTTCATTTTGAAAAAGCTCATGATCATAAATTTCCTCCACCGAAAATTGCCGTTTGAAAATAGTATTAAGAGTGGACCCGCCTGTTTTAGGTATGTGGAGAAAAATAATCAAGTCTTGTTCTGTCATTACAAACATCTCCTTTTTATTAGTAAATGAAATTTATAAAAAAAAGGGAATGGCGCAAGCATCATCAGCTAAAAAAGGGCGAAGCTTTTAACATGTATCTATTAGCAAACATTCATAATTCTTTGGAGTTCAGGTGACAATATGGAAAAAGCAGTTGGAGGTTATGATGGCATTTGCAATTTATTTTTTTATAGGGTGGCTGACCATTATTTGTTTTTTTGTTCAAAAGAAGAAGTACAGCATTGTAGAAAATACGGTTTTAATTTTAAGTGTTTTAATTATAAATCTTAATTGGACTTGGCTTGTTTATGAGGAGTTTGAGTTGATTACCTATTCTCGTGAACCGTGGGATTTTGTTGCTTATTTGATTAAGAGAAGCATTGTTATTCCGGTGATTGTGTTAATTTGTTTGAATTTTGGTCGCAAACAATCTTCCCTAGTGAAAAAGCTAATGCATATCCTCGTGTCATCATTAGTGATATTAGGTATAACAATTATCAGTCATTTATTAAAGGTCACTACAGTCAAACACTGGTCGATATTTTATGATTTGGTTTACTATCTTCTTCTCCATCTTGTAGTGTTAGGGATTCATAAATGGTATCAAACATATATGGTGGATAAAGAGAAAGAGGTGCTGACAAAATGATTTGGATTGGAAAATTTGATATTAATGAGATATCCTTATTGATTTTGACGGTTGCCGCCTATTTGTTCGTTATGTTCACACCGAAAAAGCTGAGCAGGGAAATAACCTGTATGAGTATATTATGGGGAATAACTACGGGAATATTATATGACTTTACAATAGGGGGAGGATTACTCGATTTATATCGTGAAAATGATACGAACCACTACGAGCTTTTTGACCTGTTTTATTATGCTTTATATGGACCTTTTGGCTATGCCTTTATATATTTTTACGAAGTATTAAAAATACGTAAAAAAACGTTTGCGTTTTATGTAGGAGGATGGGCTCTATTTGGGGTTATTGCACAATGGCTTTTCACCTTGTTGCATATCATCACCTATCAGAATAATTACAGCTTGCCTTATTCCTTCCCGATATTTTTGTTAACCCAGACGATTACTGGGTTGTTTTATCACTATGTTACAACAGTCTACCCTAGCGGAGATTCCGTCCAATAAGAGCGAATGTAGGAGGATTAATAGGACTAAACTATTATTCCAAGTAAATCAATCAGAATACCCTAAAAAATGATTGACAACGACTTTTAGATGCTGTTAACATAGGTTTAACAGATATTTGTAAATATTTTAAAGGAATCGACTAGATCACTAGAGATTCAGCGAAATACATGTCAAGACTTGTATTTTGTTGGTCTCTTTTTTTATCAACTTAAATTACATAATACTTATACAGGAGGATGGCCATGAGATTTAGCTACATACACCATCTGGAATGCCCAAAATGCAGTAAATATTATTCTGCCGAAGAAATACAGCAATTATGTAGCTGTGGTTCCCCACTACTCGCTCGATATGAATTGGATAAATTAAAACATGACTTATCGAAAGAGGATTTGCAAGGCAGGGAAAACACTTTATGGAGATATCATGAGGTGCTTCCAGTATTGAACCAAGAGAATGTAAAAACTTTAGGCGAAGGGATGACACCGCTGCTTCCATTAGAAAGGGCAGGAGCAGAGTTAGGCTTTCAGCATCTTTATTTAAAGGATGAAGGACTTGTTCCAACAGGTTCATTCAAAGCAAGAGGCGCTGCAGTCGGTGTTTCAAAAGCTTCAGAGCTTGGGGTGAGGGAGCTTGCGATGCCTACAAATGGGAATGCAGGTGCTGCATGGTCCCTTTATTCTGCAAAAGCGGGAATTCGCGCACATATCGTCATGCCTCTTGATGCTCCAGAAATTACGCGCAAAGAAGTGAGCGTTTCTGGAGGAGAGCTATATTTAGTTGACGGCGTTATAAGTGATGCAGGCAAAATCACGGCACAGCTGGTAAAGGATAATGGCTATTTTGATGCATCAACCTTGAAGGAACCATATCGGATTGAAGGGAAAAAGACGATGGGCTATGAA
This DNA window, taken from Niallia sp. Man26, encodes the following:
- a CDS encoding threonine synthase, with amino-acid sequence MRFSYIHHLECPKCSKYYSAEEIQQLCSCGSPLLARYELDKLKHDLSKEDLQGRENTLWRYHEVLPVLNQENVKTLGEGMTPLLPLERAGAELGFQHLYLKDEGLVPTGSFKARGAAVGVSKASELGVRELAMPTNGNAGAAWSLYSAKAGIRAHIVMPLDAPEITRKEVSVSGGELYLVDGVISDAGKITAQLVKDNGYFDASTLKEPYRIEGKKTMGYEIAEQFGWELPDVILYPTGGGVGLIGIYKAFLEMQELGWISGRLPRLVAVQAEGCAPIVKAYLEGKEESDFWENSETKAFGINVPKALGDFLVLKAIYETNGCAVAVSEEELTKAQQLVAKSEGQFICPEGAATIAAADKLREAGWLGKEEKVVCLNTGVGIKYPDTVEYTAKYIEKIRP